A genomic window from Silene latifolia isolate original U9 population chromosome 11, ASM4854445v1, whole genome shotgun sequence includes:
- the LOC141610536 gene encoding uncharacterized protein LOC141610536 isoform X8, translating into MSLPAQVVFSVSDSNREVRYLSFTGPQRQLRFGPVEDVFSDLARFAVEPAGDGLVHIRSCYDNFYWTRASRFEPWLLASSRQKVDDLSRDDSTLFRPRMSAGNVFVSFVHARSGLNVVMRPATDAHAYNLCVEHGAPTEFSYTDYVRLRMIRLPKYVIFLGDNFKSLGVWQSTANSGYPKYTYEHNSTSRDVAFEVFYNKSGDNIRVKSLRFNEFWCVFPPSSVVVVGPIPESDPRMLFDVALSNPSYQSWDGIAIRSLAFNLYCYRWDAIRGDELVAGTNIANDTRACIRPIYLAVLGRSRVNVESLRHAWRGPTSSRVLDVMHVSNSESREVERTVRAQYQGQRIGFSNSFPIIKAADSAKAVFNVPLPKFVTNGGLQFSEEKTNITSTWNWGTETLPFIMSEAVVLKIPPRSRVTATLSVNIATYEVPFSYKQIDELPYGGTQTQDLHDGVYKVETEYGASFSYSNVRPFTTEVLDDENIYTDIQALNLEVVNLQDDGIKVEAKASDEGLNLQDDGIEVEAKASDEVVNLQDDGIKVEAKASDEGLNLQDDGIKVEAKASDEGLNVQDDGIEAKASDEVKQEL; encoded by the exons ATGTCTTTGCCTGCGCAAGTTGTTTTCTCAGTGAGTGACTCAAATAGGGAGGTAAGATACTTGAGTTTTACGGGTCCTCAAAGACAACTCCGGTTTGGTCCTGTAGAAGACGTATTCAGTGACTTAGCTAGGTTCGCGGTTGAGCCAGCCGGAGATGGCCTCGTTCACATTAGATCCTGCTACGACAACTTCTACTGGACTAG GGCATCAAGATTTGAACCGTGGTTGTTGGCATCCAGCCGGCAGAAAGTGGACGACTTATCAAGGGACGATTCTACGCTATTCCGGCCGCGTATGAGTGCCGGGAACGTCTTTGTAAGCTTTGTACACGCGCGAAGCGGGTTAAACGTCGTGATGCGTCCAGCCACCGACGCACATGCTTATAACTTGTGTGTGGAGCATGGCGCGCCAACCGAGTTTAGCTACACTGATTACGTTCGCTTACGTATGATCAGACTTCCAAAATACGTAATATTCCTAGGTGACAATTTCAAGTCTTTAGGCGTTTGGCAATCTACCGCAAATTCAGGGTACCCAAAATATACGTATGAGCATAACTCGACGAGCCGAGACGTGGCGTTCGAGGTCTTTTACAATAAAAGCGGCGATAACATAAGAGTCAAGTCCTTGAGATTTAACGAATTCTGGTGTGTGTTCCCGCCTAGTAGTGTAGTTGTGGTAGGCCCCATCCCCGAGTCGGACCCGAGAATGTTATTTGATGTGGCCCTGTCTAACCCTTCTTACCAGAGCTGGGACGGCATTGCTATTCGCTCCCTCGCCTTCAACCTGTATTGCTATAGATGGGATGCCATCcgtggtgatgaattggttgcaGGAACGAACATAGCTAATGATACTCGAGCCTGTATCCGGCCTATTTACTTGGCCGTCTTAGGTAGAAGTCGTGTCAATGTCGAAAGCTTACGTCACGCTTGGAGAGGGCCCACGTCATCCCGGGTGTTGGATGTAATGCATGTATCAAACTCGGAATCACGTGAAGTTGAGAGAACGGTACGTGCTCAGTATCAAGGGCAGCGGATTGGATTTAGTAATAGTTTTCCGATAATCAAGGCTGCGGATTCGGCTAAGGCCGTGTTTAATGTTCCGCTTCCCAAATTTGTTACAAATGGGGGACTACAGTTTTCCGAAGAGAAAACAAATATTACTTCTACTTGGAATTGGGGAACTGAAACCCTTCCGTTTATTATGTCGGAGGCCGTCGTACTCAAAATACCACCTAGGTCAAGAGTCACTGCAACTCTGTCTGTTAATATAGCCACTTATGAGGTACCCTTTTCTTACAAACAAATCGACGAGTTGCCATATGGTGGTACTCAAACTCAAGATCTCCATGACGGTGTTTATAAGGTAGAAACCGAGTATGGTGCCTCGTTCAGTTATAGCAACGTTCGACCTTTTACAACAGAG GTACTTGACGACGAGAATATTTACACGGATATCCAAGCCTTGAATCTTGAG GTAGTCAATCTACAAGACGATGGCATCAAAGTCGAAGCAAAAGCATCTGATGAG GGACTCAATCTACAAGACGATGGCATCGAAGTCGAAGCAAAAGCATCTGATGAG GTAGTCAATCTACAAGACGATGGCATTAAAGTCGAAGCAAAAGCATCTGATGAG GGACTCAATCTACAAGACGATGGCATCAAAGTCGAAGCAAAAGCATCTGATGAG GGACTCAATGTACAAGACGATGGCATCGAAGCAAAAGCATCGGATGAGGTTAAACAAGAATTGTAA
- the LOC141610536 gene encoding uncharacterized protein LOC141610536 isoform X7, with amino-acid sequence MSLPAQVVFSVSDSNREVRYLSFTGPQRQLRFGPVEDVFSDLARFAVEPAGDGLVHIRSCYDNFYWTRASRFEPWLLASSRQKVDDLSRDDSTLFRPRMSAGNVFVSFVHARSGLNVVMRPATDAHAYNLCVEHGAPTEFSYTDYVRLRMIRLPKYVIFLGDNFKSLGVWQSTANSGYPKYTYEHNSTSRDVAFEVFYNKSGDNIRVKSLRFNEFWCVFPPSSVVVVGPIPESDPRMLFDVALSNPSYQSWDGIAIRSLAFNLYCYRWDAIRGDELVAGTNIANDTRACIRPIYLAVLGRSRVNVESLRHAWRGPTSSRVLDVMHVSNSESREVERTVRAQYQGQRIGFSNSFPIIKAADSAKAVFNVPLPKFVTNGGLQFSEEKTNITSTWNWGTETLPFIMSEAVVLKIPPRSRVTATLSVNIATYEVPFSYKQIDELPYGGTQTQDLHDGVYKVETEYGASFSYSNVRPFTTEVLDDENIYTDIQALNLEVVNLQDDGIKVEAKASDEELNLQDDGIKVEAKASDEGLNLQDDGIEVEAKASDEGLNLQDDGIKVEAKASDEGLNVQDDGIEAKASDEVKQEL; translated from the exons ATGTCTTTGCCTGCGCAAGTTGTTTTCTCAGTGAGTGACTCAAATAGGGAGGTAAGATACTTGAGTTTTACGGGTCCTCAAAGACAACTCCGGTTTGGTCCTGTAGAAGACGTATTCAGTGACTTAGCTAGGTTCGCGGTTGAGCCAGCCGGAGATGGCCTCGTTCACATTAGATCCTGCTACGACAACTTCTACTGGACTAG GGCATCAAGATTTGAACCGTGGTTGTTGGCATCCAGCCGGCAGAAAGTGGACGACTTATCAAGGGACGATTCTACGCTATTCCGGCCGCGTATGAGTGCCGGGAACGTCTTTGTAAGCTTTGTACACGCGCGAAGCGGGTTAAACGTCGTGATGCGTCCAGCCACCGACGCACATGCTTATAACTTGTGTGTGGAGCATGGCGCGCCAACCGAGTTTAGCTACACTGATTACGTTCGCTTACGTATGATCAGACTTCCAAAATACGTAATATTCCTAGGTGACAATTTCAAGTCTTTAGGCGTTTGGCAATCTACCGCAAATTCAGGGTACCCAAAATATACGTATGAGCATAACTCGACGAGCCGAGACGTGGCGTTCGAGGTCTTTTACAATAAAAGCGGCGATAACATAAGAGTCAAGTCCTTGAGATTTAACGAATTCTGGTGTGTGTTCCCGCCTAGTAGTGTAGTTGTGGTAGGCCCCATCCCCGAGTCGGACCCGAGAATGTTATTTGATGTGGCCCTGTCTAACCCTTCTTACCAGAGCTGGGACGGCATTGCTATTCGCTCCCTCGCCTTCAACCTGTATTGCTATAGATGGGATGCCATCcgtggtgatgaattggttgcaGGAACGAACATAGCTAATGATACTCGAGCCTGTATCCGGCCTATTTACTTGGCCGTCTTAGGTAGAAGTCGTGTCAATGTCGAAAGCTTACGTCACGCTTGGAGAGGGCCCACGTCATCCCGGGTGTTGGATGTAATGCATGTATCAAACTCGGAATCACGTGAAGTTGAGAGAACGGTACGTGCTCAGTATCAAGGGCAGCGGATTGGATTTAGTAATAGTTTTCCGATAATCAAGGCTGCGGATTCGGCTAAGGCCGTGTTTAATGTTCCGCTTCCCAAATTTGTTACAAATGGGGGACTACAGTTTTCCGAAGAGAAAACAAATATTACTTCTACTTGGAATTGGGGAACTGAAACCCTTCCGTTTATTATGTCGGAGGCCGTCGTACTCAAAATACCACCTAGGTCAAGAGTCACTGCAACTCTGTCTGTTAATATAGCCACTTATGAGGTACCCTTTTCTTACAAACAAATCGACGAGTTGCCATATGGTGGTACTCAAACTCAAGATCTCCATGACGGTGTTTATAAGGTAGAAACCGAGTATGGTGCCTCGTTCAGTTATAGCAACGTTCGACCTTTTACAACAGAG GTACTTGACGACGAGAATATTTACACGGATATCCAAGCCTTGAATCTTGAG GTAGTCAATCTACAAGACGATGGCATCAAAGTCGAAGCAAAAGCATCTGATGAG GAACTCAATCTACAAGACGATGGCATCAAAGTCGAAGCAAAAGCATCTGATGAG GGACTCAATCTACAAGACGATGGCATCGAAGTCGAAGCAAAAGCATCTGATGAG GGACTCAATCTACAAGACGATGGCATCAAAGTCGAAGCAAAAGCATCTGATGAG GGACTCAATGTACAAGACGATGGCATCGAAGCAAAAGCATCGGATGAGGTTAAACAAGAATTGTAA
- the LOC141610536 gene encoding uncharacterized protein LOC141610536 isoform X10, which translates to MSLPAQVVFSVSDSNREVRYLSFTGPQRQLRFGPVEDVFSDLARFAVEPAGDGLVHIRSCYDNFYWTRASRFEPWLLASSRQKVDDLSRDDSTLFRPRMSAGNVFVSFVHARSGLNVVMRPATDAHAYNLCVEHGAPTEFSYTDYVRLRMIRLPKYVIFLGDNFKSLGVWQSTANSGYPKYTYEHNSTSRDVAFEVFYNKSGDNIRVKSLRFNEFWCVFPPSSVVVVGPIPESDPRMLFDVALSNPSYQSWDGIAIRSLAFNLYCYRWDAIRGDELVAGTNIANDTRACIRPIYLAVLGRSRVNVESLRHAWRGPTSSRVLDVMHVSNSESREVERTVRAQYQGQRIGFSNSFPIIKAADSAKAVFNVPLPKFVTNGGLQFSEEKTNITSTWNWGTETLPFIMSEAVVLKIPPRSRVTATLSVNIATYEVPFSYKQIDELPYGGTQTQDLHDGVYKVETEYGASFSYSNVRPFTTEVLDDENIYTDIQALNLEVVNLQDDGIKVEAKASDEELNLQDDGIKVEAKASDEGLNLQDDGIKVEAKASDEGLNVQDDGIEAKASDEVKQEL; encoded by the exons ATGTCTTTGCCTGCGCAAGTTGTTTTCTCAGTGAGTGACTCAAATAGGGAGGTAAGATACTTGAGTTTTACGGGTCCTCAAAGACAACTCCGGTTTGGTCCTGTAGAAGACGTATTCAGTGACTTAGCTAGGTTCGCGGTTGAGCCAGCCGGAGATGGCCTCGTTCACATTAGATCCTGCTACGACAACTTCTACTGGACTAG GGCATCAAGATTTGAACCGTGGTTGTTGGCATCCAGCCGGCAGAAAGTGGACGACTTATCAAGGGACGATTCTACGCTATTCCGGCCGCGTATGAGTGCCGGGAACGTCTTTGTAAGCTTTGTACACGCGCGAAGCGGGTTAAACGTCGTGATGCGTCCAGCCACCGACGCACATGCTTATAACTTGTGTGTGGAGCATGGCGCGCCAACCGAGTTTAGCTACACTGATTACGTTCGCTTACGTATGATCAGACTTCCAAAATACGTAATATTCCTAGGTGACAATTTCAAGTCTTTAGGCGTTTGGCAATCTACCGCAAATTCAGGGTACCCAAAATATACGTATGAGCATAACTCGACGAGCCGAGACGTGGCGTTCGAGGTCTTTTACAATAAAAGCGGCGATAACATAAGAGTCAAGTCCTTGAGATTTAACGAATTCTGGTGTGTGTTCCCGCCTAGTAGTGTAGTTGTGGTAGGCCCCATCCCCGAGTCGGACCCGAGAATGTTATTTGATGTGGCCCTGTCTAACCCTTCTTACCAGAGCTGGGACGGCATTGCTATTCGCTCCCTCGCCTTCAACCTGTATTGCTATAGATGGGATGCCATCcgtggtgatgaattggttgcaGGAACGAACATAGCTAATGATACTCGAGCCTGTATCCGGCCTATTTACTTGGCCGTCTTAGGTAGAAGTCGTGTCAATGTCGAAAGCTTACGTCACGCTTGGAGAGGGCCCACGTCATCCCGGGTGTTGGATGTAATGCATGTATCAAACTCGGAATCACGTGAAGTTGAGAGAACGGTACGTGCTCAGTATCAAGGGCAGCGGATTGGATTTAGTAATAGTTTTCCGATAATCAAGGCTGCGGATTCGGCTAAGGCCGTGTTTAATGTTCCGCTTCCCAAATTTGTTACAAATGGGGGACTACAGTTTTCCGAAGAGAAAACAAATATTACTTCTACTTGGAATTGGGGAACTGAAACCCTTCCGTTTATTATGTCGGAGGCCGTCGTACTCAAAATACCACCTAGGTCAAGAGTCACTGCAACTCTGTCTGTTAATATAGCCACTTATGAGGTACCCTTTTCTTACAAACAAATCGACGAGTTGCCATATGGTGGTACTCAAACTCAAGATCTCCATGACGGTGTTTATAAGGTAGAAACCGAGTATGGTGCCTCGTTCAGTTATAGCAACGTTCGACCTTTTACAACAGAG GTACTTGACGACGAGAATATTTACACGGATATCCAAGCCTTGAATCTTGAG GTAGTCAATCTACAAGACGATGGCATCAAAGTCGAAGCAAAAGCATCTGATGAG GAACTCAATCTACAAGACGATGGCATCAAAGTCGAAGCAAAAGCATCTGATGAG GGACTCAATCTACAAGACGATGGCATCAAAGTCGAAGCAAAAGCATCTGATGAG GGACTCAATGTACAAGACGATGGCATCGAAGCAAAAGCATCGGATGAGGTTAAACAAGAATTGTAA
- the LOC141610536 gene encoding uncharacterized protein LOC141610536 isoform X6: MSLPAQVVFSVSDSNREVRYLSFTGPQRQLRFGPVEDVFSDLARFAVEPAGDGLVHIRSCYDNFYWTRASRFEPWLLASSRQKVDDLSRDDSTLFRPRMSAGNVFVSFVHARSGLNVVMRPATDAHAYNLCVEHGAPTEFSYTDYVRLRMIRLPKYVIFLGDNFKSLGVWQSTANSGYPKYTYEHNSTSRDVAFEVFYNKSGDNIRVKSLRFNEFWCVFPPSSVVVVGPIPESDPRMLFDVALSNPSYQSWDGIAIRSLAFNLYCYRWDAIRGDELVAGTNIANDTRACIRPIYLAVLGRSRVNVESLRHAWRGPTSSRVLDVMHVSNSESREVERTVRAQYQGQRIGFSNSFPIIKAADSAKAVFNVPLPKFVTNGGLQFSEEKTNITSTWNWGTETLPFIMSEAVVLKIPPRSRVTATLSVNIATYEVPFSYKQIDELPYGGTQTQDLHDGVYKVETEYGASFSYSNVRPFTTEVLDDENIYTDIQALNLEVVNLQDDGIKVEAKASDEELNLQDDGIKVEAKASDEVVNLQDDGIKVEAKASDEGLNLQDDGIKVEAKASDEGLNVQDDGIEAKASDEVKQEL, encoded by the exons ATGTCTTTGCCTGCGCAAGTTGTTTTCTCAGTGAGTGACTCAAATAGGGAGGTAAGATACTTGAGTTTTACGGGTCCTCAAAGACAACTCCGGTTTGGTCCTGTAGAAGACGTATTCAGTGACTTAGCTAGGTTCGCGGTTGAGCCAGCCGGAGATGGCCTCGTTCACATTAGATCCTGCTACGACAACTTCTACTGGACTAG GGCATCAAGATTTGAACCGTGGTTGTTGGCATCCAGCCGGCAGAAAGTGGACGACTTATCAAGGGACGATTCTACGCTATTCCGGCCGCGTATGAGTGCCGGGAACGTCTTTGTAAGCTTTGTACACGCGCGAAGCGGGTTAAACGTCGTGATGCGTCCAGCCACCGACGCACATGCTTATAACTTGTGTGTGGAGCATGGCGCGCCAACCGAGTTTAGCTACACTGATTACGTTCGCTTACGTATGATCAGACTTCCAAAATACGTAATATTCCTAGGTGACAATTTCAAGTCTTTAGGCGTTTGGCAATCTACCGCAAATTCAGGGTACCCAAAATATACGTATGAGCATAACTCGACGAGCCGAGACGTGGCGTTCGAGGTCTTTTACAATAAAAGCGGCGATAACATAAGAGTCAAGTCCTTGAGATTTAACGAATTCTGGTGTGTGTTCCCGCCTAGTAGTGTAGTTGTGGTAGGCCCCATCCCCGAGTCGGACCCGAGAATGTTATTTGATGTGGCCCTGTCTAACCCTTCTTACCAGAGCTGGGACGGCATTGCTATTCGCTCCCTCGCCTTCAACCTGTATTGCTATAGATGGGATGCCATCcgtggtgatgaattggttgcaGGAACGAACATAGCTAATGATACTCGAGCCTGTATCCGGCCTATTTACTTGGCCGTCTTAGGTAGAAGTCGTGTCAATGTCGAAAGCTTACGTCACGCTTGGAGAGGGCCCACGTCATCCCGGGTGTTGGATGTAATGCATGTATCAAACTCGGAATCACGTGAAGTTGAGAGAACGGTACGTGCTCAGTATCAAGGGCAGCGGATTGGATTTAGTAATAGTTTTCCGATAATCAAGGCTGCGGATTCGGCTAAGGCCGTGTTTAATGTTCCGCTTCCCAAATTTGTTACAAATGGGGGACTACAGTTTTCCGAAGAGAAAACAAATATTACTTCTACTTGGAATTGGGGAACTGAAACCCTTCCGTTTATTATGTCGGAGGCCGTCGTACTCAAAATACCACCTAGGTCAAGAGTCACTGCAACTCTGTCTGTTAATATAGCCACTTATGAGGTACCCTTTTCTTACAAACAAATCGACGAGTTGCCATATGGTGGTACTCAAACTCAAGATCTCCATGACGGTGTTTATAAGGTAGAAACCGAGTATGGTGCCTCGTTCAGTTATAGCAACGTTCGACCTTTTACAACAGAG GTACTTGACGACGAGAATATTTACACGGATATCCAAGCCTTGAATCTTGAG GTAGTCAATCTACAAGACGATGGCATCAAAGTCGAAGCAAAAGCATCTGATGAG GAACTCAATCTACAAGACGATGGCATCAAAGTCGAAGCAAAAGCATCTGATGAG GTAGTCAATCTACAAGACGATGGCATTAAAGTCGAAGCAAAAGCATCTGATGAG GGACTCAATCTACAAGACGATGGCATCAAAGTCGAAGCAAAAGCATCTGATGAG GGACTCAATGTACAAGACGATGGCATCGAAGCAAAAGCATCGGATGAGGTTAAACAAGAATTGTAA
- the LOC141610536 gene encoding uncharacterized protein LOC141610536 isoform X11, with product MSLPAQVVFSVSDSNREVRYLSFTGPQRQLRFGPVEDVFSDLARFAVEPAGDGLVHIRSCYDNFYWTRASRFEPWLLASSRQKVDDLSRDDSTLFRPRMSAGNVFVSFVHARSGLNVVMRPATDAHAYNLCVEHGAPTEFSYTDYVRLRMIRLPKYVIFLGDNFKSLGVWQSTANSGYPKYTYEHNSTSRDVAFEVFYNKSGDNIRVKSLRFNEFWCVFPPSSVVVVGPIPESDPRMLFDVALSNPSYQSWDGIAIRSLAFNLYCYRWDAIRGDELVAGTNIANDTRACIRPIYLAVLGRSRVNVESLRHAWRGPTSSRVLDVMHVSNSESREVERTVRAQYQGQRIGFSNSFPIIKAADSAKAVFNVPLPKFVTNGGLQFSEEKTNITSTWNWGTETLPFIMSEAVVLKIPPRSRVTATLSVNIATYEVPFSYKQIDELPYGGTQTQDLHDGVYKVETEYGASFSYSNVRPFTTEVLDDENIYTDIQALNLEVVNLQDDGIKVEAKASDEELNLQDDGIKVEAKASDEGLNLQDDGIEVEAKASDEGLNVQDDGIEAKASDEVKQEL from the exons ATGTCTTTGCCTGCGCAAGTTGTTTTCTCAGTGAGTGACTCAAATAGGGAGGTAAGATACTTGAGTTTTACGGGTCCTCAAAGACAACTCCGGTTTGGTCCTGTAGAAGACGTATTCAGTGACTTAGCTAGGTTCGCGGTTGAGCCAGCCGGAGATGGCCTCGTTCACATTAGATCCTGCTACGACAACTTCTACTGGACTAG GGCATCAAGATTTGAACCGTGGTTGTTGGCATCCAGCCGGCAGAAAGTGGACGACTTATCAAGGGACGATTCTACGCTATTCCGGCCGCGTATGAGTGCCGGGAACGTCTTTGTAAGCTTTGTACACGCGCGAAGCGGGTTAAACGTCGTGATGCGTCCAGCCACCGACGCACATGCTTATAACTTGTGTGTGGAGCATGGCGCGCCAACCGAGTTTAGCTACACTGATTACGTTCGCTTACGTATGATCAGACTTCCAAAATACGTAATATTCCTAGGTGACAATTTCAAGTCTTTAGGCGTTTGGCAATCTACCGCAAATTCAGGGTACCCAAAATATACGTATGAGCATAACTCGACGAGCCGAGACGTGGCGTTCGAGGTCTTTTACAATAAAAGCGGCGATAACATAAGAGTCAAGTCCTTGAGATTTAACGAATTCTGGTGTGTGTTCCCGCCTAGTAGTGTAGTTGTGGTAGGCCCCATCCCCGAGTCGGACCCGAGAATGTTATTTGATGTGGCCCTGTCTAACCCTTCTTACCAGAGCTGGGACGGCATTGCTATTCGCTCCCTCGCCTTCAACCTGTATTGCTATAGATGGGATGCCATCcgtggtgatgaattggttgcaGGAACGAACATAGCTAATGATACTCGAGCCTGTATCCGGCCTATTTACTTGGCCGTCTTAGGTAGAAGTCGTGTCAATGTCGAAAGCTTACGTCACGCTTGGAGAGGGCCCACGTCATCCCGGGTGTTGGATGTAATGCATGTATCAAACTCGGAATCACGTGAAGTTGAGAGAACGGTACGTGCTCAGTATCAAGGGCAGCGGATTGGATTTAGTAATAGTTTTCCGATAATCAAGGCTGCGGATTCGGCTAAGGCCGTGTTTAATGTTCCGCTTCCCAAATTTGTTACAAATGGGGGACTACAGTTTTCCGAAGAGAAAACAAATATTACTTCTACTTGGAATTGGGGAACTGAAACCCTTCCGTTTATTATGTCGGAGGCCGTCGTACTCAAAATACCACCTAGGTCAAGAGTCACTGCAACTCTGTCTGTTAATATAGCCACTTATGAGGTACCCTTTTCTTACAAACAAATCGACGAGTTGCCATATGGTGGTACTCAAACTCAAGATCTCCATGACGGTGTTTATAAGGTAGAAACCGAGTATGGTGCCTCGTTCAGTTATAGCAACGTTCGACCTTTTACAACAGAG GTACTTGACGACGAGAATATTTACACGGATATCCAAGCCTTGAATCTTGAG GTAGTCAATCTACAAGACGATGGCATCAAAGTCGAAGCAAAAGCATCTGATGAG GAACTCAATCTACAAGACGATGGCATCAAAGTCGAAGCAAAAGCATCTGATGAG GGACTCAATCTACAAGACGATGGCATCGAAGTCGAAGCAAAAGCATCTGATGAG GGACTCAATGTACAAGACGATGGCATCGAAGCAAAAGCATCGGATGAGGTTAAACAAGAATTGTAA
- the LOC141610536 gene encoding uncharacterized protein LOC141610536 isoform X18 yields the protein MSLPAQVVFSVSDSNREVRYLSFTGPQRQLRFGPVEDVFSDLARFAVEPAGDGLVHIRSCYDNFYWTRASRFEPWLLASSRQKVDDLSRDDSTLFRPRMSAGNVFVSFVHARSGLNVVMRPATDAHAYNLCVEHGAPTEFSYTDYVRLRMIRLPKYVIFLGDNFKSLGVWQSTANSGYPKYTYEHNSTSRDVAFEVFYNKSGDNIRVKSLRFNEFWCVFPPSSVVVVGPIPESDPRMLFDVALSNPSYQSWDGIAIRSLAFNLYCYRWDAIRGDELVAGTNIANDTRACIRPIYLAVLGRSRVNVESLRHAWRGPTSSRVLDVMHVSNSESREVERTVRAQYQGQRIGFSNSFPIIKAADSAKAVFNVPLPKFVTNGGLQFSEEKTNITSTWNWGTETLPFIMSEAVVLKIPPRSRVTATLSVNIATYEVPFSYKQIDELPYGGTQTQDLHDGVYKVETEYGASFSYSNVRPFTTEVLDDENIYTDIQALNLEVVNLQDDGIKVEAKASDEELNLQDDGIKVEAKASDEVNQE from the exons ATGTCTTTGCCTGCGCAAGTTGTTTTCTCAGTGAGTGACTCAAATAGGGAGGTAAGATACTTGAGTTTTACGGGTCCTCAAAGACAACTCCGGTTTGGTCCTGTAGAAGACGTATTCAGTGACTTAGCTAGGTTCGCGGTTGAGCCAGCCGGAGATGGCCTCGTTCACATTAGATCCTGCTACGACAACTTCTACTGGACTAG GGCATCAAGATTTGAACCGTGGTTGTTGGCATCCAGCCGGCAGAAAGTGGACGACTTATCAAGGGACGATTCTACGCTATTCCGGCCGCGTATGAGTGCCGGGAACGTCTTTGTAAGCTTTGTACACGCGCGAAGCGGGTTAAACGTCGTGATGCGTCCAGCCACCGACGCACATGCTTATAACTTGTGTGTGGAGCATGGCGCGCCAACCGAGTTTAGCTACACTGATTACGTTCGCTTACGTATGATCAGACTTCCAAAATACGTAATATTCCTAGGTGACAATTTCAAGTCTTTAGGCGTTTGGCAATCTACCGCAAATTCAGGGTACCCAAAATATACGTATGAGCATAACTCGACGAGCCGAGACGTGGCGTTCGAGGTCTTTTACAATAAAAGCGGCGATAACATAAGAGTCAAGTCCTTGAGATTTAACGAATTCTGGTGTGTGTTCCCGCCTAGTAGTGTAGTTGTGGTAGGCCCCATCCCCGAGTCGGACCCGAGAATGTTATTTGATGTGGCCCTGTCTAACCCTTCTTACCAGAGCTGGGACGGCATTGCTATTCGCTCCCTCGCCTTCAACCTGTATTGCTATAGATGGGATGCCATCcgtggtgatgaattggttgcaGGAACGAACATAGCTAATGATACTCGAGCCTGTATCCGGCCTATTTACTTGGCCGTCTTAGGTAGAAGTCGTGTCAATGTCGAAAGCTTACGTCACGCTTGGAGAGGGCCCACGTCATCCCGGGTGTTGGATGTAATGCATGTATCAAACTCGGAATCACGTGAAGTTGAGAGAACGGTACGTGCTCAGTATCAAGGGCAGCGGATTGGATTTAGTAATAGTTTTCCGATAATCAAGGCTGCGGATTCGGCTAAGGCCGTGTTTAATGTTCCGCTTCCCAAATTTGTTACAAATGGGGGACTACAGTTTTCCGAAGAGAAAACAAATATTACTTCTACTTGGAATTGGGGAACTGAAACCCTTCCGTTTATTATGTCGGAGGCCGTCGTACTCAAAATACCACCTAGGTCAAGAGTCACTGCAACTCTGTCTGTTAATATAGCCACTTATGAGGTACCCTTTTCTTACAAACAAATCGACGAGTTGCCATATGGTGGTACTCAAACTCAAGATCTCCATGACGGTGTTTATAAGGTAGAAACCGAGTATGGTGCCTCGTTCAGTTATAGCAACGTTCGACCTTTTACAACAGAG GTACTTGACGACGAGAATATTTACACGGATATCCAAGCCTTGAATCTTGAG GTAGTCAATCTACAAGACGATGGCATCAAAGTCGAAGCAAAAGCATCTGATGAG GAACTCAATCTACAAGACGATGGCATCAAAGTCGAAGCAAAAGCATCTGATGAGGTTAACcaagaataa